The following proteins are encoded in a genomic region of Pyrus communis chromosome 11, drPyrComm1.1, whole genome shotgun sequence:
- the LOC137749389 gene encoding ankyrin repeat-containing protein NPR4-like produces MCDEIKPLTDEKMRDGLVYEAVYSAVQNGIVEVVKPLCEARPELLFRGLEDGKNIFQYAVECRQENVYSLIYGVGQRNLITTLRDNSGNCILHYAGMLSPLANKRLDRIAGAAFQMQRERQWYKEVESIVVPLSGASTLNKDGLTPPQLFTEKHKELLEDGEKWMRSAAKSYTVVNALIITIMFAAVYTVPGGNNQVTGFPIFLNGKEFMVFIGSDAISLCTSATSALIFLSILTSRFAEDDFLKSLPTKMILGLSALLISITTMMVAFSSALFIMFQNKLLFIYPFIFLATIPVTLFVGMQFPLLVKIFKSTYCERVFDKKIKHWI; encoded by the exons ATGTGTGACGAGATAAAACCGTTGACTGATGAAAAAATGAGGGATGGCCTTGTGTATGAAGCAGTATACAGTGCTGTCCAAAATGGGATTGTTGAGGTCGTTAAGCCTCTATGTGAAGCTAGACCAGAATTATTGTTCAGAGGCTTAGAGGACGGAAAAAACATATTTCAATATGCTGTTGAATGCCGTCAAGAGAATGTTTACAGCCTTATATACGGGGTTGGCCAAAGAAATCTCATTACAACTTTGAGAGATAATTCCGGCAACTGCATACTACATTATGCCGGGATGTTATCTCCATTGGCAAACAAAAGGCTTGATCGTATTGCGGGTGCAGCCTTCCAAATGCAGAGAGAAAGGCAATGGTACAAG GAGGTAGAGAGTATTGTGGTTCCACTCTCGGGAGCCTCAACTTTAAACAAAGATGGTTTAACACCCCCTCAATTATTTACCGAGAAACACAAGGAATTGCTCGAGGATGGAGAAAAGTGGATGAGAAGTGCAGCAAAATCTTATACAGTTGTCAATGCCCTCATTATTACAATCATGTTTGCTGCAGTATATACTGTTCCTGGTGGAAACAACCAAGTGACAGGGTTTCCCATATTCTTAAACGGAAAGGAatttatggtttttataggtTCGGATGCTATTTCGCTCTGTACTTCTGCAACTTCAGCATTGATATTTTTGAGCATCCTTACATCACGTTTTGCTGAAGATGATTTCCTCAAATCTCTACCCACAAAGATGATACTAGGCCTTTCCGCACTCTTGATCTCCATCACCACCATGATGGTTGCCTTTTCTTCTGCCCTATTCATCATGTTTCAGAATaaattattgtttatttatCCATTCATTTTCCTTGCTACTATACCCGTCACTTTATTTGTTGGGATGCAGTTTCCTCTGCTCGTTAAGATTTTCAAGTCTACTTATTGTGAACGAGTATTCGATAAGAAAATCAAACACTGGATATAA
- the LOC137749476 gene encoding protein MAIN-LIKE 1-like: MSNHELLVELLGVNDEEATEALSEFNEEYVTLSWLRKRFEGVSDTDSTEASKCPARAYLLYLLGCTLFVDKSGTRVHVTYLRLLRDLDAVRGYAWGASAPTWLYHQLGQSTRYKVKQMSGYMTLLETWVYEHMHLVCSPNYDQNYSDIHPHACRWKPRTSSGTTTHDLQKMRKKLDSLTANQVSWEPYTSHRQAQPFHEITYFTGMLECFDVVEPYCPERVLRQFGHVQTIPKALCVLPRSTKATHASVNKVLFEYIDGM; the protein is encoded by the exons ATGAGTAATCATGAACTATTGGTAGAGTTATTAGGGGTTAATGACGAGGAGGCAACCGAGGCTTTGAGCGAGTTCAATGAAGAATATGTGACTCTTTCTTGGTTACGAAAACGTTTTGAAGGTGTGAGTGATACAGACTCAACGGAAGCAAGTAAGTGTCCAGCTAGGGCTTACTTGTTGTACTTGTTGGGATGTACTCTTTTTGTGGACAAAAGCGGGACCAGGGTACATGTTACTTATCTAAGACTACTTAGGGATCTTGATGCTGTAAGAGGCTATGCATGGGGTGCTAGTGCACCAACTTGGTTATATCATCAGTTAGGGCAATCCACTAGATATAAGGTCAAACAAATGAGTGGCTATATGACCTTGTTAGAGACATGGGTGTACGAACACATGCATCTAGTTTGTAGCCCTAATTATGACCAAAATTACTCTGATATTCACCCTCATGCATGTCGTTGGAAGCCACGAACGTCTAGTGGAACCACGACACATGACTTGCAGAAGATGAGGAAAAAGTTGGATTCTTTGACAGCCAACCAG GTCAGCTGGGAACCCTACACATCTCATAGACAAGCACAACCATTTCATGAGATAACATACTTTACTGGGATGTTAGAATGCTTCGATGTTGTTGAGCCCTACTGTCCTGAGAGGGTACTTAGGCAGTTTGGACATGTACAGACAATTCCAAAGGCACTGTGTGTCCTTCCTCGAAGCACAAAAGCAACTCATGCATCAGTTAACAAGGTATTATTTGAATACATTGATGGGATGTGA